In Streptomyces sp. NBC_00306, a single genomic region encodes these proteins:
- a CDS encoding SAV_2336 N-terminal domain-related protein has product MHSAALTALVARLREAELNPTAEELADALWLSRYVPAARAGTAEAPGPTLPSGSADPPSAGPPEQPAVSSPGTRPPARPATGLYGPAQPDTVAGSLPEGAARSVPVPAPAALPDTLDLQRSLRPLQHYRPPMRLIRRELDEIATADRAAETGLVVPVLRTVRRRQARLALVMDESSSNVVWSTALEELRELCERAGAFREVAVHRLGEHRPVPAQLGDPTGRQLTVVLSDCAGPLWRSGRMQRLLHIWASTAPVAVVQPLPQRMWGRTHLPARPGLLQRREGPAGRLEFTPRLGAPGPADGIPVPVLALRRSSFEAWTRLIAGATGQSMNAAAALVLPRHEPAAVRPRAARRIDPAERVRAFRRTASPAAAQLAVYLSAVPLVLPVMQLVQRAMLVRSGPDVLAEVLLSGLLRRDPEETAATTGPQEGGPAYAFLDGVREELLGQLGASSASLVLKHCSEYVASRYGRTVRNFPAMASAFLAGSVDPHPPAPAAGDNRGLWAFAQVSTQVLRRLGGPQPAVTPGPTTEGPAALVAKARSCLAHFGQYGTVRDLDAAIRLLGSATQAERRTGERAALYGELAEALLRRWLVRPLPEDLPEALEAAQNAISGGARAYLTLAQVLEAMAEEVSAGRLSPKLMPEWVWVQAGPAGDDTDLVAAVLLSTADSSLAELTGDPAPWDTPAALVQAAASARIRVLRRLAVTGAPYGLRGPIGPEGFFTESLHTALGVVELLLEGERRESALLLRGGLLLDLARHHRGEGPVPRVAGDHDLAASRTFAEQADEDLHAGIDAIDWESVEQSALCRAWLDYADAIEFAHEHLDDDARLRILQALDQARQHTGRDEETQADILLRMARVLEQRYVSTGGWAHRDSAVAAWTEALPLLPWRDPSRALVLTSLGRQLTERGVDKDARADIQAAVRALRGAIEETRPSDPELPRRRALLGLAYIERFRAEGTVADLHEADWALGAAARAATDPELAAHAWWHRAVAAALLSGRTASAHPLHRDAVAHGRRALAEAGPVLFDQLVNAQWLRAGRLERTAGPERALEEHRAVVAVLARVRPADAPGVEPFLREIERLEDGG; this is encoded by the coding sequence GTGCACTCCGCGGCCCTGACCGCGCTCGTGGCGCGGCTGCGCGAGGCGGAACTGAATCCGACCGCCGAGGAGCTGGCGGACGCGCTGTGGCTGTCGCGGTACGTACCCGCGGCCCGGGCCGGCACGGCCGAAGCACCCGGCCCCACGCTGCCGTCCGGATCTGCGGACCCGCCGTCCGCCGGCCCCCCGGAGCAGCCGGCCGTCTCCTCGCCCGGAACCCGCCCTCCTGCGCGGCCCGCAACCGGTCTGTACGGGCCCGCCCAGCCGGACACCGTCGCCGGGTCCCTGCCGGAGGGGGCCGCGCGCAGCGTCCCGGTCCCGGCTCCCGCGGCGCTGCCCGACACCCTTGATCTCCAGCGTTCCCTGCGCCCGCTGCAGCACTACCGTCCGCCCATGCGGCTCATCCGCCGGGAGCTCGACGAGATCGCGACCGCCGACCGGGCCGCCGAGACCGGTCTGGTGGTGCCCGTGCTCCGCACGGTCCGGCGGCGTCAGGCCCGGCTCGCCCTCGTGATGGACGAGTCGTCGTCGAACGTCGTGTGGAGCACCGCACTCGAAGAGCTGCGGGAGCTCTGCGAACGTGCCGGGGCGTTCCGCGAGGTGGCCGTGCACCGCCTCGGCGAGCACCGGCCCGTACCGGCCCAGCTCGGCGATCCCACCGGGCGGCAGCTGACCGTGGTGCTCAGTGACTGCGCGGGCCCGCTGTGGCGCAGCGGCCGGATGCAGCGGCTGCTGCACATCTGGGCGTCGACCGCGCCCGTCGCCGTCGTCCAGCCGCTGCCGCAGCGGATGTGGGGGCGTACGCATCTGCCCGCACGGCCGGGACTGCTGCAACGGCGCGAAGGGCCGGCGGGGCGGCTGGAGTTCACTCCGCGGCTCGGTGCGCCCGGCCCGGCGGACGGCATCCCGGTCCCCGTTCTCGCGCTGCGCCGCTCCTCCTTCGAGGCCTGGACCCGTCTGATCGCGGGCGCGACCGGGCAGTCCATGAACGCCGCGGCCGCGCTGGTCCTGCCCCGCCACGAACCCGCCGCCGTCCGCCCCCGCGCGGCCCGGCGCATCGACCCCGCCGAACGGGTGCGGGCCTTCCGCAGAACCGCGTCGCCCGCCGCAGCCCAGCTCGCGGTCTATCTGTCGGCCGTTCCCCTGGTGCTGCCGGTGATGCAGCTCGTCCAGCGCGCGATGCTCGTCCGCAGCGGCCCGGACGTCCTGGCGGAGGTGCTGCTGAGCGGGCTGCTGCGGAGGGACCCCGAGGAGACGGCGGCCACCACGGGCCCGCAGGAGGGCGGCCCGGCGTACGCCTTCCTCGACGGCGTCCGCGAGGAGCTCCTCGGCCAACTGGGCGCCAGCAGCGCGTCGCTGGTGCTCAAGCACTGCTCGGAGTACGTCGCCTCCCGCTACGGACGCACCGTGCGCAACTTCCCCGCGATGGCCTCCGCCTTCCTCGCCGGATCGGTGGATCCGCACCCGCCGGCCCCGGCCGCCGGTGACAACCGCGGCCTGTGGGCCTTCGCCCAGGTCTCCACCCAGGTGCTGCGCCGCCTCGGCGGCCCCCAGCCCGCCGTGACCCCGGGGCCGACGACGGAGGGCCCCGCGGCGCTCGTCGCGAAGGCCCGCAGCTGCCTGGCCCACTTCGGCCAGTACGGCACCGTACGGGACCTGGACGCGGCGATCAGGCTGCTCGGGTCGGCGACCCAGGCGGAGCGGCGGACCGGTGAACGGGCCGCGCTCTACGGCGAACTGGCCGAGGCGCTGCTGCGCCGCTGGCTGGTGCGCCCGCTGCCGGAGGACCTGCCCGAGGCCCTGGAGGCGGCGCAGAACGCGATCTCCGGCGGGGCTCGGGCCTACCTCACGCTGGCGCAGGTCCTGGAGGCGATGGCGGAGGAGGTGTCCGCGGGTCGGCTCAGCCCCAAGCTGATGCCCGAATGGGTATGGGTGCAGGCGGGCCCGGCCGGTGACGACACCGACCTGGTGGCCGCCGTGCTGCTGTCGACCGCCGACAGCAGCCTCGCCGAACTCACCGGTGACCCGGCGCCGTGGGACACACCGGCCGCTCTCGTGCAGGCGGCCGCGTCCGCCAGGATCCGGGTGCTGCGACGGCTGGCCGTGACCGGCGCGCCCTACGGGCTGCGCGGACCGATCGGGCCCGAGGGCTTCTTCACCGAGTCCCTGCACACCGCGCTCGGCGTCGTGGAACTGCTGCTGGAGGGCGAGCGCCGGGAATCGGCCCTGCTGCTGCGCGGCGGGCTCCTCCTCGACCTGGCCCGCCACCACCGGGGCGAGGGCCCGGTCCCGCGCGTGGCCGGCGATCACGACCTCGCCGCATCACGGACCTTCGCGGAACAGGCGGACGAGGACCTGCACGCGGGCATCGACGCCATCGACTGGGAGAGCGTCGAGCAGAGCGCCCTGTGCCGCGCCTGGCTGGACTACGCCGACGCCATCGAGTTCGCCCACGAACACCTCGACGACGACGCCCGGCTGCGTATCCTCCAGGCCCTCGACCAGGCACGCCAGCACACCGGCCGGGACGAGGAGACCCAGGCGGACATCCTGCTGCGAATGGCCCGGGTGCTGGAGCAGCGGTATGTGTCCACCGGTGGCTGGGCCCACCGTGATTCCGCGGTCGCGGCCTGGACCGAGGCGCTGCCCCTGCTGCCGTGGCGTGACCCGAGCCGTGCGCTCGTCCTCACCTCCCTCGGCCGCCAGTTGACCGAGCGGGGCGTGGACAAGGACGCCCGGGCCGACATCCAGGCGGCCGTACGGGCGCTGCGTGGCGCCATCGAGGAGACCCGGCCCAGCGACCCCGAACTCCCGCGCCGCCGCGCCCTGCTGGGGCTGGCGTACATCGAACGGTTCCGCGCGGAGGGCACGGTCGCCGACCTCCACGAGGCGGACTGGGCGCTCGGCGCGGCGGCCCGGGCGGCGACCGACCCCGAACTCGCCGCACACGCCTGGTGGCACCGCGCGGTGGCGGCCGCCCTGCTGTCCGGGCGTACGGCGTCCGCGCACCCGCTCCACCGCGACGCCGTCGCCCACGGCCGGCGGGCACTCGCGGAGGCCGGCCCGGTGCTGTTCGACCAGTTGGTCAACGCCCAGTGGCTGCGGGCGGGCCGGCTGGAGCGCACCGCCGGTCCCGAGCGCGCTCTGGAGGAGCACCGGGCAGTGGTCGCGGTGCTGGCGCGGGTCCGGCCGGCGGACGCGCCGGGTGTGGAGCCGTTCCTGCGGGAGATCGAGCGGCTCGAAGACGGCGGATAG
- a CDS encoding multifunctional oxoglutarate decarboxylase/oxoglutarate dehydrogenase thiamine pyrophosphate-binding subunit/dihydrolipoyllysine-residue succinyltransferase subunit, with protein sequence MSSQSPSNSSISTDQGAQGENPAAAFGPNEWLVDEIYQQYLQDPNSVDRAWWDFFADYKPGGGSSAATAAKPSDGSTAADAAPAQPGTAAAGAAGTAGQTGSAAANGVSAAPQAAPAAKAPSAQPAAPAQAAPAAKAAPAAAPKAAQPAPAKAAPAKAAPAKAEAAKAAPDTEAPSGPEYVTLRGPSAAVAKNMNASLELPTATSVRAVPVKLLFDNRIVINNHLKRARGGKVSFTHLIGYAMVQALKAMPSMNYSFAEKDGKPTLVKPEHVNFGLAIDLVKPNGDRQLVVAAIKKAETLNFFEFWQAYEDIVRRARNNKLTMDDFTGVTVSLTNPGGLGTVHSVPRLMPGQSVIMGVGSMDYPAEFQGTSQDTLNRLGISKVMTLTSTYDHRVIQGAASGEFLRVVANFLLGEQGFYDDIFQALRIPYEPVRWFKDIDASHDDDVTKAARVFELIHSYRVRGHVMADTDPLEYRQRKHPDLDITEHGLTLWDLEREFAVGGFSGKSMMKLRDILGVLRDSYCRTTGIEFMHIQDPKQRKWIQDRVERGHTKPEREEQLRILRRLNAAEAFETFLQTKYVGQKRFSLEGGESVIPLLDAVIDSAAESRLDEVVIGMAHRGRLNVLANIVGKSYAQIFREFEGNLDPKSMHGSGDVKYHLGANGTFTGLDGEQIKVSLVANPSHLEAVDPVLEGVARAKQDVINKGGTDFTVLPVALHGDAAFAGQGVVAETLNMSQLRGYRTGGTVHIVINNQVGFTAAPESSRSSMYATDVARMIEAPIFHVNGDDPEAVVRVARLAFEFRQTFNKDVVIDLICYRRRGHNEGDNPQFTNPQMYNLIDKKRSVRKLYTESLIGRGDITLEEAEQALQDFQGQLEKVFAEVREATSLPAPAHVPDAQAEFPVALTTAVSQEVVKRIAESQVNIPDHVTVHPRLMPQMQRRAASVEDGTIDWGMGETLAIGSLLMEGTTVRLSGQDTRRGTFGQRHAVLVDQETGEDYTPLLYLSEDQARYNVYDSLLSEYAAMGFEYGYSLARPDALVMWEAQFGDFVNGAQTVVDEFISSAEQKWGQTSGVTLLLPHGYEGQGPDHSSARPERFLQMCAQNNMTVAMPTLPSNYFHLLRWQVHNPHHKPLIVFTPKSMLRLKAAASKAEEFVNGGFRPVIGDESVDPNAVRKVVFCSGKVYYDLEAERVKRGVTDTAILRLERLYPLPGKELQAEIAKFPNAEKYLWAQEEPANQGAWPFIALNLIDHLDLAVGADIPHGERLRRISRPHGSSPAVGSAKRHQAEQQQLVDEVFDA encoded by the coding sequence GTGTCGTCTCAGTCCCCCAGTAACTCGAGCATCTCGACCGACCAAGGCGCGCAGGGCGAGAACCCTGCCGCCGCATTCGGGCCCAATGAGTGGCTCGTCGACGAGATCTACCAGCAGTACCTCCAGGACCCCAATTCCGTCGACCGCGCCTGGTGGGACTTCTTCGCCGACTACAAGCCTGGCGGCGGCAGCTCTGCCGCCACGGCGGCGAAGCCCTCCGACGGAAGCACGGCCGCGGACGCTGCTCCCGCGCAGCCCGGTACCGCAGCCGCGGGGGCTGCGGGTACCGCCGGTCAGACCGGCAGTGCCGCAGCGAACGGCGTGAGCGCCGCTCCGCAGGCCGCACCCGCCGCGAAGGCCCCGTCCGCGCAGCCCGCCGCACCGGCCCAGGCCGCTCCCGCGGCGAAGGCGGCCCCGGCCGCCGCGCCCAAGGCGGCGCAGCCCGCTCCGGCCAAGGCCGCGCCGGCGAAGGCCGCACCCGCCAAGGCGGAGGCCGCGAAGGCCGCACCGGACACCGAGGCCCCCTCGGGACCCGAGTACGTGACGCTGCGCGGCCCCTCGGCCGCCGTTGCGAAGAACATGAACGCCTCGCTGGAACTGCCGACGGCCACGTCCGTGCGCGCGGTCCCGGTGAAGCTGCTCTTCGACAACCGCATCGTCATCAACAACCACCTCAAGCGCGCCCGGGGCGGGAAGGTCTCCTTCACCCACCTCATCGGGTACGCGATGGTGCAGGCCCTCAAGGCCATGCCGTCGATGAACTACTCCTTCGCGGAGAAGGACGGCAAGCCCACCCTGGTCAAGCCGGAGCACGTGAACTTCGGCCTCGCCATCGACCTGGTGAAGCCGAACGGCGACCGCCAGCTGGTCGTCGCGGCCATCAAGAAGGCCGAGACGCTCAACTTCTTCGAGTTCTGGCAGGCGTACGAGGACATCGTCCGCCGCGCCCGGAACAACAAGCTGACGATGGACGACTTCACCGGCGTCACCGTCTCGCTGACCAACCCCGGCGGCCTCGGCACCGTCCACTCGGTGCCGCGTCTGATGCCCGGGCAGTCGGTCATCATGGGCGTCGGCTCCATGGACTACCCGGCCGAGTTCCAGGGCACCTCGCAGGACACCCTGAACCGCCTGGGCATCTCCAAGGTGATGACCCTCACCAGCACGTACGACCACCGGGTCATCCAGGGCGCCGCCTCCGGCGAGTTCCTGCGGGTCGTCGCCAACTTCCTGCTCGGCGAGCAGGGCTTCTACGACGACATCTTCCAGGCGCTGCGCATCCCCTACGAGCCGGTCCGCTGGTTCAAGGACATCGACGCCAGCCACGACGACGACGTCACCAAGGCCGCCCGGGTCTTCGAGCTGATCCACTCCTACCGGGTCCGCGGCCACGTCATGGCCGACACCGACCCGCTGGAGTACCGCCAGCGCAAGCACCCCGACCTGGACATCACCGAGCACGGGCTCACGCTGTGGGACCTGGAGCGCGAGTTCGCGGTCGGCGGCTTCTCCGGCAAGTCGATGATGAAGCTGCGCGACATCCTCGGCGTCCTGCGCGACTCGTACTGCCGCACCACCGGCATCGAGTTCATGCACATCCAGGACCCGAAGCAGCGCAAGTGGATCCAGGACCGCGTCGAGCGCGGGCACACCAAGCCCGAGCGCGAGGAGCAGCTGCGGATCCTGCGCCGGCTCAACGCCGCCGAGGCGTTCGAGACGTTCCTGCAGACCAAGTACGTCGGTCAGAAGCGGTTCTCGCTGGAGGGCGGCGAGTCCGTCATCCCGCTGCTCGACGCGGTCATCGACTCCGCCGCCGAGTCCCGCCTGGACGAGGTCGTCATCGGCATGGCCCACCGCGGCCGGCTGAACGTGCTCGCGAACATCGTCGGCAAGTCGTACGCGCAGATCTTCCGGGAGTTCGAGGGCAACCTCGACCCGAAGTCGATGCACGGCTCCGGCGACGTGAAGTACCACCTGGGTGCCAACGGCACCTTCACCGGTCTGGACGGCGAGCAGATCAAGGTCTCGCTCGTCGCCAACCCCTCCCACCTGGAGGCGGTCGACCCGGTGCTGGAGGGTGTCGCACGCGCCAAGCAGGACGTCATCAACAAGGGCGGCACGGACTTCACGGTCCTGCCGGTCGCCCTGCACGGTGACGCGGCCTTCGCCGGCCAGGGTGTCGTCGCCGAGACGCTGAACATGTCGCAGCTGCGCGGCTACCGCACCGGCGGCACGGTCCACATCGTCATCAACAACCAGGTCGGCTTCACCGCCGCCCCGGAGTCGTCGCGTTCGTCGATGTACGCGACCGACGTGGCCCGCATGATCGAGGCGCCGATCTTCCACGTGAACGGCGACGACCCGGAGGCCGTGGTCCGCGTCGCGCGGCTCGCCTTCGAGTTCCGCCAGACGTTCAACAAGGACGTCGTGATCGACCTCATCTGCTACCGCCGCCGCGGTCACAACGAGGGCGACAACCCGCAGTTCACCAACCCGCAGATGTACAACCTGATCGACAAGAAGCGTTCGGTGCGCAAGCTCTACACCGAGTCGCTGATCGGCCGGGGCGACATCACGCTGGAAGAGGCGGAGCAGGCGCTCCAGGACTTCCAGGGCCAGCTGGAGAAGGTCTTCGCGGAGGTCCGCGAGGCGACCAGCCTGCCGGCCCCGGCGCATGTCCCGGACGCGCAGGCCGAGTTCCCGGTGGCCCTCACCACCGCGGTCTCCCAGGAGGTCGTGAAGCGGATCGCCGAGTCCCAGGTCAACATCCCCGACCACGTCACCGTGCACCCGCGGCTGATGCCGCAGATGCAGCGCCGTGCGGCGTCGGTCGAGGACGGCACCATCGACTGGGGCATGGGCGAGACGCTCGCCATCGGCTCGCTGCTGATGGAGGGCACCACGGTCCGGCTGTCCGGTCAGGACACCCGCCGCGGCACGTTCGGCCAGCGCCACGCGGTGCTGGTGGACCAGGAGACCGGCGAGGACTACACCCCGCTGCTCTACCTCTCCGAGGACCAGGCCCGCTACAACGTCTACGACTCGCTGCTCAGCGAGTACGCGGCGATGGGCTTCGAGTACGGCTACTCGCTGGCCCGCCCGGACGCGCTGGTCATGTGGGAGGCGCAGTTCGGTGACTTCGTCAACGGCGCGCAGACCGTCGTCGACGAGTTCATCTCCTCCGCCGAGCAGAAGTGGGGCCAGACCTCCGGCGTCACGCTGCTGCTGCCGCACGGCTACGAGGGCCAGGGCCCGGACCACAGCTCCGCGCGCCCCGAGCGCTTCCTCCAGATGTGCGCGCAGAACAACATGACGGTCGCGATGCCGACCCTGCCGTCGAACTACTTCCACCTGCTGCGCTGGCAGGTCCACAACCCGCACCACAAGCCGCTGATCGTCTTCACGCCGAAGTCGATGCTGCGTCTGAAGGCCGCGGCGTCGAAGGCGGAGGAGTTCGTCAACGGCGGCTTCCGCCCGGTGATCGGCGACGAGTCGGTGGACCCGAACGCGGTCCGCAAGGTCGTCTTCTGCTCCGGCAAGGTCTACTACGACCTGGAGGCCGAGCGGGTCAAGCGCGGCGTCACGGACACCGCGATCCTGCGTCTGGAGCGGCTGTACCCGCTGCCGGGCAAGGAGCTCCAGGCAGAGATCGCCAAGTTCCCGAACGCCGAGAAGTACCTCTGGGCGCAGGAGGAGCCGGCGAACCAGGGTGCGTGGCCGTTCATCGCGCTGAACCTGATCGACCACCTGGACCTGGCCGTCGGTGCGGACATCCCGCACGGCGAGCGTCTGCGCCGCATCTCGCGTCCGCACGGCTCGTCCCCGGCGGTCGGCTCGGCCAAGCGCCACCAGGCGGAGCAGCAGCAGCTGGTCGACGAGGTCTTCGACGCCTAG
- a CDS encoding HAMP domain-containing sensor histidine kinase: MRRRLRDEPPGRPDRLNRLRSASLSISIKTKLGALVVVSVFITTGLLVVALRTQTELRFITVFSVIATLLITQFVAHGLTAPLDEMNTVAKGISHGDYTRRVSGADRRDELGDLASTINRMADDLEAVDRHRKELVANVSHELRTPIAALRAVLENVVDGVSAADPETMRTALKQTERLGRLVETLLDLSRLDNGVVPLRARRFEVWPYLSGVLKEANLAAAHRRVASGSGNHTRTDVHLHLDVSPPELTAHADAERLHQVVANLIDNAVKHSPPHGRVTVRARRGAQPESLDLEVVDEGPGIPEQERHRVFERFNRGSILAPHGKGSDGGTGLGLAIARWAVDLHGGRIGVAESARGCRIRVTLPGIPSPRG, from the coding sequence ATGAGGCGCCGCCTCCGGGACGAGCCGCCCGGCCGCCCCGACCGGCTGAACCGGCTGCGGTCCGCCTCCCTGTCGATCTCGATCAAGACCAAGCTCGGCGCGCTCGTCGTCGTCTCGGTCTTCATCACCACGGGGCTGCTCGTCGTCGCCCTGCGCACACAGACCGAGCTGCGCTTCATCACGGTCTTCTCGGTGATAGCCACGCTGCTGATCACCCAGTTCGTGGCGCACGGCCTGACCGCGCCGCTGGACGAGATGAACACCGTCGCCAAGGGCATATCGCACGGTGACTACACCCGCCGGGTGAGCGGCGCCGACCGCCGTGACGAGCTCGGCGACCTCGCCTCGACGATCAACCGCATGGCGGACGACCTGGAGGCGGTGGACCGGCACCGCAAGGAACTGGTCGCCAATGTCTCGCACGAGCTGCGGACCCCCATCGCCGCACTGCGGGCCGTCCTGGAGAACGTGGTCGACGGGGTGTCCGCGGCCGATCCCGAGACGATGCGCACGGCGCTGAAGCAGACCGAGCGGCTGGGCCGGCTGGTCGAGACGCTGCTGGACCTGTCCCGGCTGGACAACGGGGTCGTGCCCCTGAGGGCCCGGCGTTTCGAGGTGTGGCCGTATCTCTCCGGGGTACTGAAGGAGGCCAACCTGGCCGCCGCCCATCGCCGTGTGGCCTCGGGCTCGGGCAACCACACCCGTACCGACGTGCATCTCCATCTGGACGTCTCACCGCCCGAGCTGACCGCGCACGCGGACGCCGAGCGGCTGCACCAGGTGGTCGCCAATCTGATCGACAACGCGGTGAAGCACTCGCCGCCGCACGGCCGGGTGACGGTACGGGCACGGCGCGGCGCCCAGCCGGAGTCGCTGGACCTGGAAGTGGTCGACGAGGGCCCGGGCATTCCCGAGCAGGAGCGCCACCGGGTCTTCGAGCGGTTCAACCGGGGCAGCATCCTGGCCCCGCACGGCAAGGGCAGCGACGGCGGTACGGGTCTGGGCCTGGCCATCGCGCGCTGGGCGGTGGATCTGCACGGCGGGCGCATCGGCGTGGCCGAATCCGCCCGCGGCTGCCGGATCCGGGTCACCCTTCCGGGAATCCCGTCGCCACGCGGTTGA
- a CDS encoding response regulator transcription factor produces MEQTHTTHNGVAATPGAQRRVLVVEDDSTIVDAIAARLRAEGFLVQTASDGPAAVDAAEAWQPDLMVLDVMLPGFDGLEVCRRVQAQRPVPVLMLTARDDETDMLVGLGVGADDYMTKPFSMRELAARVHVLLRRVERAALAAVTPRSGILRLGELEVDHAQRRVRVRGDDVHLTPTEFDLLVCLANTPRAVLSREQLLAEVWDWADASGTRTVDSHIKALRRKIGAERIRTVHGVGYALETPAP; encoded by the coding sequence ATGGAGCAGACACACACCACGCACAACGGCGTCGCGGCCACGCCAGGCGCTCAGCGCCGGGTGCTGGTGGTCGAGGACGACTCGACCATCGTGGACGCCATCGCCGCCAGGCTGCGGGCTGAGGGCTTTCTCGTCCAGACGGCCTCCGACGGCCCCGCCGCCGTCGACGCGGCCGAGGCCTGGCAGCCCGACCTGATGGTCCTCGACGTGATGCTTCCGGGCTTCGACGGTCTCGAGGTCTGCCGCAGGGTCCAGGCGCAGCGCCCGGTACCGGTGCTGATGCTCACGGCCCGCGACGACGAGACCGACATGCTCGTGGGGCTGGGCGTCGGCGCCGACGACTACATGACGAAGCCGTTCTCGATGCGTGAGCTGGCGGCCCGGGTACATGTGCTCCTGCGCCGGGTGGAGCGTGCCGCGCTCGCCGCGGTGACACCGCGCAGCGGGATCCTGCGTCTCGGCGAGCTGGAGGTCGACCACGCCCAGCGCCGCGTGCGCGTCCGCGGTGACGACGTGCACCTGACGCCCACCGAGTTCGATCTGCTGGTGTGCCTCGCGAACACCCCGCGCGCCGTCCTGTCCCGCGAGCAGCTCCTCGCGGAGGTGTGGGACTGGGCCGACGCCTCGGGCACCCGCACCGTCGACAGCCACATCAAGGCGCTGCGCCGGAAGATCGGCGCCGAGCGGATCCGTACGGTGCACGGCGTCGGATACGCCCTGGAGACGCCTGCCCCATGA
- a CDS encoding spermidine synthase: MPLHADAETPVTLDRREGPYGEIVLRQRGEHHEIIANGCFLMDTSDGRSERLLVDAASEALTANGKHPSALLIGGLGVGFSLAHAAADPRWRRITVVEREQAVIDWHRTGPLARISGGALGDPRCVILHTDLLTHLRESADHYDALCLDIDNGPDWTVTDDNENLYSPDGLAACQARLTPGGVLAVWSAQPSPAFEDALRNAGFTGVRTEEIRLARGVPDVVHLAVSPA; encoded by the coding sequence ATGCCGCTGCACGCCGACGCCGAAACTCCCGTCACCCTCGACCGGCGCGAGGGGCCCTACGGAGAGATCGTGCTGCGGCAGCGCGGGGAGCATCACGAGATCATCGCCAACGGGTGCTTCCTGATGGACACCTCCGACGGACGCTCCGAACGGCTGCTGGTGGACGCTGCGAGCGAGGCGCTCACGGCCAATGGCAAACATCCGTCCGCCCTGCTCATCGGCGGGCTCGGGGTCGGCTTCTCGCTGGCCCACGCCGCCGCCGACCCCCGTTGGCGCCGGATCACGGTGGTCGAGCGCGAGCAAGCGGTCATCGACTGGCACCGCACGGGACCGCTCGCCCGGATCTCCGGCGGGGCACTCGGCGATCCCCGTTGCGTGATCCTGCACACGGACCTCCTCACGCATCTGCGGGAGTCCGCCGATCACTACGACGCCCTGTGCCTGGACATCGACAACGGACCCGACTGGACCGTCACCGACGACAACGAGAACCTCTACTCCCCGGACGGACTCGCCGCCTGCCAGGCCCGGTTGACGCCCGGTGGAGTACTGGCCGTGTGGTCGGCCCAGCCGTCTCCGGCTTTTGAGGATGCGTTGCGGAATGCCGGATTCACCGGGGTAAGAACCGAAGAGATCCGCCTTGCCCGAGGCGTACCTGACGTGGTCCATCTCGCCGTTAGCCCTGCGTAG
- a CDS encoding rhomboid-like protein, which yields MHQHTKGDRTRRDRTSAGDGAARPRTTPVQAHGGRIDPVLGEQAALTELLPAIPAQRTGPVRAAQPAAVAIPAAGPLRTPRWRQALRLLPTPTGTPFTFGYLLVLLATSLFARYGDPATVSALLHGSSTDVAHLADRPLLVLGASALWIAGGLASPYAIAFVVVLTALERRIGGPRTALVFLVGHVGATLATEVPVGISVAAGHLPATSLHRLDYGISFGLMASIGALAGLLSPVLRVTVLGFVSIMLLQDLLAFTDPLTDWGHPLALLAGLACWPAVRRWAGGTAGRTPVPV from the coding sequence GTGCATCAGCACACGAAGGGCGACCGGACCAGGCGCGACCGGACCAGCGCGGGCGACGGAGCCGCGCGCCCCCGCACCACGCCGGTCCAGGCTCATGGAGGCCGTATCGATCCGGTGCTCGGGGAGCAGGCCGCGCTCACGGAGCTGCTCCCCGCGATTCCGGCGCAGCGGACCGGGCCCGTACGCGCCGCACAGCCTGCCGCCGTGGCCATTCCGGCCGCCGGCCCCCTGCGGACGCCCCGGTGGCGGCAGGCTCTGCGGCTGCTGCCCACTCCGACCGGCACTCCCTTCACCTTCGGCTACCTCCTCGTCCTGCTCGCGACTTCCCTCTTCGCCCGCTACGGGGACCCCGCCACCGTCTCCGCGCTGTTGCACGGATCCAGCACCGATGTCGCCCATCTGGCGGACAGGCCGCTGCTGGTTCTCGGCGCGAGCGCGCTGTGGATCGCCGGCGGTCTGGCGTCTCCGTACGCCATCGCCTTCGTCGTCGTGCTGACCGCGCTGGAACGCCGCATAGGCGGTCCGCGCACCGCTCTCGTCTTTCTCGTCGGCCATGTCGGCGCGACCCTGGCGACCGAGGTCCCGGTCGGTATATCCGTGGCGGCCGGTCATCTGCCCGCCACCTCGCTGCACCGGCTCGACTACGGCATCAGCTTCGGGCTGATGGCGAGCATCGGCGCGCTCGCCGGACTGCTGAGCCCCGTCCTGCGGGTCACGGTCCTCGGCTTCGTCTCGATAATGCTTCTGCAGGATCTGCTCGCCTTCACGGACCCGCTCACCGACTGGGGCCATCCGCTCGCCCTGCTCGCCGGTCTCGCCTGCTGGCCCGCCGTCCGCCGCTGGGCGGGAGGCACCGCGGGCCGTACGCCGGTGCCGGTCTGA